The genomic segment CCGATCTCTGCTTCTACAGGAACATCGAAACATTTTGCCACCTTGATCACTTCATTTGTGAGTCTGGCATTTTCTTCAATCGGTTTTGTAGATCCATCGATCATCAGGGACGTAAATCCATTCTTTAATGATTTCATGCAGATATCAAAGCTGTCACCATGGTCCAGATGGATCGCGATTGGTACACTTACTTTATTTGCACACCATTTACATACTTCTACAAACCAGTCATCTCCGGAATATGCTCCTGTAGCCACATAATGAGCCAGGATCGCAGGTGAATGCATTTCTTCCGCTGCTCTGCAGATCGCCCAGATAATATCATAGTTTCCACCCTGTGTGTTCATTGCAGGCACTGCATAATGTTCTCTTCGTGCCTTTTCGAGCATTTCCTTACTTGTAACTAACATATTTTCACTTCTTTCCCCTGCTCCTGGCAGGTTATATTTATTTATCTTTTCATTACTGTTTACAATAACATTTTTTCTCTGTGCTTTCCCTGATAACCAACCTGGCTGTAAAGCTTATTTTTTTATTTGCTTCATCATGACGAATCAGTGACAGAAGTGATTCTATTGCAAATTTTGCCACTTCTTCTTTCTGTATCTCCACTGTAGTAAGAGCCGGGCTTACATAATTACTTATAAAATCATTATCAAATCCAGTCACCATCAGATCATCCGGGACTTTTCTACCGGTTCTTCCTGCCACAGAAAGTGCCACTGCAGCCAGATTGTCATATCTTGCCACTATTGCATCAACAAAAGGATTTTCTTCCAGCAGTAACTGCAGTCTCTGTTCCAGTTCTTTTATATCCTCACATCCGGAAATCCTCTGCGCCTGTGCAAAAGTAATTTCTGATTCTTTTATCTGATCCAGAAATCCCTTCCAGTGAATATCCCTGTCACATTGTTTTCCTGTTTTATCAAGATAAACAAAATTTCTGCATCCATTTTTCACAAGGTATTTTACACATTCTCTGCTGCCTTCATAAAGTCCTGTATCTACCACAACTGTATCCTGAAGCTCACAGCTGATCTCCCTGTTTAAAAACAGTACCATAGGGATTCCTGACTTCACCAGAAGTTTCAGTTCCCTGTCTGTTACACTGGAAGCACTGACAAATAAACCATCAAACTGCCTGCTTAGAATCTGACTTACAAACTCATCTTCCTCCTGGCTCTCACAAAGAGAGATCATATATCCCCGTCTGTAAGCATCCCTGCTCATCTGGCTTACCAGTTCGGAAAAATAACCACTGCTCAGTTCTTCTGCAAGAAAAAGAATCTGCAGGCTGCCTTTTCCGTGAAGAGCCCTTGCAATATTGTTGGGATGATACTGAAGTTTTTCCACAACCTCAAGAACACGCTGCCTTTTTTCCTCTTTCACATAACGATTTTTGTTAAGTACATAAGAAACTATTGTTTCCGACACTCCTGCTTCTCTTGCAACATCTTTTCTTGTTACTTTCTGTCGTCCGCTCTCCACTGTTCTGTTCCTTTCCGGATGACTTTCTTAATATACACACGAGTGTATATTTTTTTCAAAGATTACACAGACATCTCTGCCTGTGTAATCTTTCTTATTATTCTGCGCAAGCTTCTTCCATTACATCGAAAAGAACATAATTATCAACTGGTGTTTCTTCACAGTCACCGCTCTCAACAAATGATTTCTGCTGCAGTTCATAATAGCCTTTGACATCATCCATATGATCCCTGATGAATTCACTTGTTGTCCAGTCTGCTACTTCTACCTGATCAAGAAGGGAATTTTTTTCAAGTTTAATCTTGTCAGCAATCCAGCCGCACACTTCATCATCATGGCTGTGGTCTGCACGATAGTCAAATCCTTTATAAAGAGCTCTTGCAAATCTTACAAGTACGTCATGATTTTCTTCAGCATATTTCGGCATTGCAATCCAACTTGCAAGAGATACAGTTTGATCAATAAATGTTTTGTTATCTGTCAGCTGTACACCATCATCTCCAAGTTCCTCAAGAACTTTCAAAGAGTTCGGTACCCATGTTGCACACGCATCAACACTGCCAGAAAGCATTGCTGTTACAATGTTTGTTGCATCCATATCCATTGCTGTGATATCATCCATCGTCATACCTCCTTTTGCAAGGGTTTTATTCAGGATATCTTCACTGGATGTTCCTGAAGAATAAGCAATTGTTTTTCCTTTTAATCCTTCAATTGTATCTGTTCCTTTTTCCTTACTTCCGATTACAGCATCACCATTAGATACATGTGCAAGCGCAAAGATATCAGCTTTACCGTTGATGCAAAGTTTGTGGGCTCCCTGTCCGATGTATCCAACATCAATAGATCCAGATTCCATAGCCTGAATGATTGTCGGTCCATCGGAGAACTCTGTAAGCTGTACATCAATATTCTCATCATCAAAATATCCAAGTTCAATTGCAGAGATAAGACCATTTAAACTTGCATAATCAGGCATATAAGCTACATGTACAGTTACTTTTTCCGGTTCTTCCTCTGTCGCTGCACTTACTCCCATTGCTCCGCCACAAATGACCATAGATGCTGTTACTGCCATTGCTACTAACTTTTTCCATGTTTTTCTCATTGTCCTGCTTCCTTTCTTTTCCACTTTTTAGGGTAGTATTTAATAGTTTCTCTTTATTCTGAACCGTTCCATACAAGCAACGACCAAAATTCATTATTTTCTTACTTCCAGATATTCCTGATATACCTGACTCCAGATATGATTTTTCAATTCCATAAACCTTGGGCTCATCTTTGTTTCCTGATCACGTGGATATGGAATATCAATATTTACAATATCTTTGATACGTCCGGGTCTGGCACTCATAACGATAACTCTCTGCGCCAGAATAATTGCCTCATCTACATCATGTGTGATAAAAAAACATGTTTTTCTCTCACTCTCCCATGTTTTCAGAAGTTCTGTCTGCAGCTGAGTTCTTGTCTGCGCATCTAAAGCTCCGAAAGGCTCATCCATAAGAAGTACTTCAGGTTTTACAGCATAGGCTCTTGCAATTGCAACACGCTGTTTCATACCACCGGAGAGTTCCTTTGGATAATGATTTACGAAATCTTCAAGCTGTACCATCTTGATATATTTCATTGCAATTTCTTTCGCTTCAGCATCGCTCTTGCCCTGCAATTTCAATCCAAACATAACATTTTTCAGAACCGTCAGCCATGGGAACAATGCATACTGCTGGAATACAACACCTCTTTCAGTACCTGTTCCTTCAATTTTCTTGCCATCAATATATACCGCTCCACTGGTTGGAGTATCCAGCCCTGCGATAATATTCAACAATGTAGATTTACCGCACCCGGAAGGTCCTACCACACAGATGAATTCATTTTCTTTAATATCAAGATTTACTCCGTTTAATGCAGTCATCTCGCCCTTACGAGTCTGATAAATTTTTTTAACGTTATCAATCTTAAGTTTTGTCACTCTCTCTTCTCCTGCCATCCTGTTAACCTTCCTTCTAAGAATTTAATGATTTTTTCCATTACCAGTCCAATAATACCAATGATGATGATATACATCAGCATACCTGCTGTTTCAAAACTGTTTGCCAGAGAGCGGATTCTCATTCCCAGACCAGCAGTTGCTCCTGTTGTTTCTGCTGCGATCAATGTTGTCAGTGCAACAGAAATACCAAGTCGAACAGCTGTCAAAATAAACGGAGTTGTTGCCGGAAAAATAACTTTCACAAAAATATCTCTGTCTTTTGCACCAAGGACTCTGGCTGCTTTTACCAGAGTATTATCAATATTTCTTACACCCTGATAAATTGTAACTGTCATGATTAGGAATGTTGCGATCCAAATAACAATAATCTGAGGTTTTCTACCTACACCTGCTGTAATAACTACCAACGGTACATATGCCAGAGGCGGAATGTTACGAATAAACTGAATCCATGGTTCCAGAACCCCTCTGACCGGGAGATACCATGCCATAAGAAACGCAATCGGTACTGCAGTTATAAAACCAAGTGCAAATCCGGCCAGAATTGATATCATTGAACTACAGAAATCCTGTCCAAGTGCCCCATTATCAATCATTCGTTTGGCTGCCTCAAGAATAGCCGGAATAAATGGGAAGCTTCGTGCTGTTTTGGGATTAATGGATAATACATACCATAACAGGATTGCTACCGCAAGGGAAATCAGTACCCATGCCCATCCCGGGATAGACTGCATTACTCCTTTTTTCTTTTTTTCCATAATTACTCTCCTTTCAATGGAACATTTTCATTTTTGTTTTGTATATTTTTCGTTTTAAAGATAATCCTTGAAATTCAGGAATTCCGGAAGTGGATCTCCGATCAGCGGGCGACACCAGTCAACAAATTCCTGTGTTACATCGTTACCTCTTTCATTTATAAAATTGTCAGGCATCTTCCGTTCATAAAGCATAACTTCTTTGATAGGAACAAGCTTTGTTTTCATCTGATACACCGTTCCCGGGACCCGTTCAAAACCTACCATCACTCCGCTGTTTCCTTCAACAGCACTCCTCAGTGCAACTGTGCCGGCCTGTCTTGCTTCTTCTCTGTCCACCGGTGACTGAAGTGCTACAGAAGTTCTTCCGCAAAGTCCGGGTTTTTCGCTTCTTGCTTTTACGCCAAGTTTCTTAACTACCAGATTCGCAAGATGTGAACTTACATCTCCATAATAAACAGCTCTTTCTGATTTAAAGATTGGAGGAACAATAGATTCTCCATTTGCATCATGAAGTCCCTCACTTACCAGAACTACTACTCCACCCTGCTTTTTCTGAAGTCTGGATACATCCTCAAGAAACTCATCTTCATTAAAGTTTCGTTCCGGCAGATAGATCAGGTGAGGAGCATCTCCCTGTTTCCTTCTTGCAAGTGCGGAAGCTGCTGTGATCCATCCTGCATTTCTTCCCATGGCTTCCATAATACATACATGAATGGGAAGAGATTTTACATCTTCACCAACTTCCTGGGTAGAAGCTGCAATAAATCTTGCCGCACTTCCATATCCTGGTGAGTGATCTGTCATTGCGATATCATTGTCAATCGTTTTTGGAATTCCAACAACTTTGATATCCTGATCCTTACAGACCTCATAAATATGTCCGCATGCATCCATAGTTCCGTTTCCGCCATTCAGAAGAACATATTTAATATCATGTTTTTTAAAGATATCCACCATTTTTTCATAATCTTTTTCATATAGAGGATATCTGGAAGATCCAATTGCCGAAGCAGGTGTATGCAAAAGAAGTTTCAATTTTTCATCATCAAACGAAGTCAAATCTATGAAAGTTTCTGAAAAAATTGCTCCGGTTCCACCAATCGCTCCGTAAACTTTTCCAACCTCCGGATTTCGTTTTGCTTCTTCGATCACACCGTAAAGGGATGCATTGATGACTGCTGTAGGCCCACCTCCATGTACCACTAATACATTTTGTGACATATTCCGCTTTCCTTTCCACTGTTTATTGTGCATCTTACAATAAACTTTTTATTTTTCTTGAATATGTTTTATTCAATTTCACTTTGTACTCTTATCTTAACATATTTTTGCAAAAACAAAAGCACAATTAATGAAAACGTTATCTGGATATTTTGTATAATTTGTCATTTCAATTTTTGTGTATTTTTTTTTATGCTTTTTTCCATTTTTTTCTCTTTCACAGGATTTTCACTGATTTTTGCTTTCGTATAAAAAACAAA from the Blautia wexlerae DSM 19850 genome contains:
- a CDS encoding LacI family DNA-binding transcriptional regulator, which produces MESGRQKVTRKDVAREAGVSETIVSYVLNKNRYVKEEKRQRVLEVVEKLQYHPNNIARALHGKGSLQILFLAEELSSGYFSELVSQMSRDAYRRGYMISLCESQEEDEFVSQILSRQFDGLFVSASSVTDRELKLLVKSGIPMVLFLNREISCELQDTVVVDTGLYEGSRECVKYLVKNGCRNFVYLDKTGKQCDRDIHWKGFLDQIKESEITFAQAQRISGCEDIKELEQRLQLLLEENPFVDAIVARYDNLAAVALSVAGRTGRKVPDDLMVTGFDNDFISNYVSPALTTVEIQKEEVAKFAIESLLSLIRHDEANKKISFTARLVIRESTEKKCYCKQ
- a CDS encoding ABC transporter substrate-binding protein, which gives rise to MRKTWKKLVAMAVTASMVICGGAMGVSAATEEEPEKVTVHVAYMPDYASLNGLISAIELGYFDDENIDVQLTEFSDGPTIIQAMESGSIDVGYIGQGAHKLCINGKADIFALAHVSNGDAVIGSKEKGTDTIEGLKGKTIAYSSGTSSEDILNKTLAKGGMTMDDITAMDMDATNIVTAMLSGSVDACATWVPNSLKVLEELGDDGVQLTDNKTFIDQTVSLASWIAMPKYAEENHDVLVRFARALYKGFDYRADHSHDDEVCGWIADKIKLEKNSLLDQVEVADWTTSEFIRDHMDDVKGYYELQQKSFVESGDCEETPVDNYVLFDVMEEACAE
- a CDS encoding ABC transporter ATP-binding protein; protein product: MAGEERVTKLKIDNVKKIYQTRKGEMTALNGVNLDIKENEFICVVGPSGCGKSTLLNIIAGLDTPTSGAVYIDGKKIEGTGTERGVVFQQYALFPWLTVLKNVMFGLKLQGKSDAEAKEIAMKYIKMVQLEDFVNHYPKELSGGMKQRVAIARAYAVKPEVLLMDEPFGALDAQTRTQLQTELLKTWESERKTCFFITHDVDEAIILAQRVIVMSARPGRIKDIVNIDIPYPRDQETKMSPRFMELKNHIWSQVYQEYLEVRK
- a CDS encoding ABC transporter permease, whose amino-acid sequence is MEKKKKGVMQSIPGWAWVLISLAVAILLWYVLSINPKTARSFPFIPAILEAAKRMIDNGALGQDFCSSMISILAGFALGFITAVPIAFLMAWYLPVRGVLEPWIQFIRNIPPLAYVPLVVITAGVGRKPQIIVIWIATFLIMTVTIYQGVRNIDNTLVKAARVLGAKDRDIFVKVIFPATTPFILTAVRLGISVALTTLIAAETTGATAGLGMRIRSLANSFETAGMLMYIIIIGIIGLVMEKIIKFLEGRLTGWQEKRE
- a CDS encoding diphosphate--fructose-6-phosphate 1-phosphotransferase, producing the protein MSQNVLVVHGGGPTAVINASLYGVIEEAKRNPEVGKVYGAIGGTGAIFSETFIDLTSFDDEKLKLLLHTPASAIGSSRYPLYEKDYEKMVDIFKKHDIKYVLLNGGNGTMDACGHIYEVCKDQDIKVVGIPKTIDNDIAMTDHSPGYGSAARFIAASTQEVGEDVKSLPIHVCIMEAMGRNAGWITAASALARRKQGDAPHLIYLPERNFNEDEFLEDVSRLQKKQGGVVVLVSEGLHDANGESIVPPIFKSERAVYYGDVSSHLANLVVKKLGVKARSEKPGLCGRTSVALQSPVDREEARQAGTVALRSAVEGNSGVMVGFERVPGTVYQMKTKLVPIKEVMLYERKMPDNFINERGNDVTQEFVDWCRPLIGDPLPEFLNFKDYL